The Halofilum ochraceum genome window below encodes:
- a CDS encoding glycine betaine ABC transporter substrate-binding protein, whose amino-acid sequence MSKRILGMIAAIGLAFGAVSTAHGQDSVRIGWTAWSDAEFVTKLAARILEERMDQDVELVQTDIAPQYQGVASGDIDVMLMSWLPGTHSDYMDKVGGDVVNLGMLYDHAKLGWIVPEYIPKDQISSIEDLKNDSIREKLDGTITGIDPGAGLTRLSKDAIEQYGLDGYNLQTSSGAAMTAALERAAKDEDWIVVTGWSPHWKFGAWDLRYIDDPKGVLGSWERIHAIARQGFYQENIDAATMLGRMWIPIDDLQAAMYEARESSYEEAVTNYINNNGDRVEYWVSGEM is encoded by the coding sequence ATGAGTAAACGAATACTTGGAATGATTGCGGCTATCGGACTCGCCTTCGGCGCAGTCTCGACCGCTCACGGTCAGGATTCGGTACGGATCGGCTGGACGGCCTGGTCGGATGCCGAGTTCGTGACCAAGCTGGCCGCGCGAATCCTTGAAGAGCGTATGGATCAGGACGTGGAGCTCGTCCAGACCGACATCGCGCCGCAGTATCAGGGCGTGGCCTCGGGCGATATCGACGTCATGCTGATGTCCTGGCTGCCGGGGACGCACTCGGACTACATGGACAAGGTCGGCGGTGACGTCGTCAATCTCGGCATGCTCTACGATCATGCCAAGCTCGGCTGGATCGTTCCGGAGTACATCCCGAAGGATCAGATCAGCTCGATCGAGGACCTCAAGAACGACTCGATCCGCGAGAAGCTGGACGGCACGATCACCGGCATCGACCCGGGCGCCGGCCTGACGCGGCTGTCGAAGGACGCGATCGAACAGTATGGCCTCGACGGCTATAACCTGCAGACCTCGTCCGGCGCCGCCATGACCGCCGCGCTCGAGCGGGCGGCCAAGGATGAAGACTGGATCGTCGTCACGGGCTGGAGCCCGCACTGGAAGTTCGGTGCCTGGGATCTGCGCTATATCGATGATCCCAAGGGTGTCCTCGGCTCCTGGGAGCGGATCCACGCGATCGCCCGCCAGGGCTTCTATCAGGAGAACATCGACGCCGCCACGATGCTGGGGCGCATGTGGATCCCGATCGACGATCTGCAGGCCGCCATGTACGAGGCGCGCGAGAGCAGCTACGAAGAGGCGGTAACCAACTACATCAACAACAACGGCGACCGCGTCGAGTACTGGGTCTCCGGCGAGATGTAA
- the mrdA gene encoding penicillin-binding protein 2, with amino-acid sequence MAGSDRLRDYEHEAGLYRRRAVAAGVGALVLVLVLAGRLFHLQYLSHEHYATLSDDNRVRIEAIAPTRGLIHDRDGRILAENLPSFTLELVPERVEDLDATLERLRSFVDFDSADVERLRRAWQRARPFEGVPLRFRLSREEVARLSVNRHRFPGVDIVAGLTRHYPWGRTGVHALGYVGRLDEADLQRLDPRSYRATSHVGKNGIEYAYEEVLHGDPGVRRVEVNVEGRVLRVLDEQAPVPGEDIQLTLDLGLQRFAERLLGPEDGAVVALDPRDGAVLALASQPGFDPNLFVNGIGRDTYAALRDSPSRPLFNRAIRGQYPPGSTIKPIIALNGLERKSRDRDEEIHCRGYYTLEGRSRRYRDWKAHGEVDLSDAISQSCDVMFYDLAMDLGMTEMAGFLRKFGLGQPTGIDLPGERDGLIPDPEWKRRNRGEPWYSGETVIHGIGQGYMQVTPLQLATATAQIANRGRPVRPHLLAEAGPAEVRTDTKEEAPQNGDAVVARAREPVVEPVDLKVETDWDFVIDAMVDVTEGERGTARAIGWKSPHTIAGKTGTAQVFSIAQGEEYDAEAIAKQLRDHALFVAFAPAKAPRIAVAVLVENGGSGSATAAPVAQQLIDRWLEEHPPPADGEDDGG; translated from the coding sequence ATGGCCGGATCCGACCGGCTGCGAGACTACGAACACGAGGCGGGTCTATACCGTCGGCGCGCTGTCGCCGCCGGTGTGGGGGCGCTCGTGCTCGTGCTCGTGCTGGCCGGGCGGCTGTTCCACCTGCAATACCTCAGCCACGAGCATTACGCCACGCTCTCGGACGACAACCGGGTCCGCATCGAGGCCATCGCGCCGACCCGCGGACTGATCCACGATCGTGACGGCCGCATCCTCGCCGAGAACCTGCCGAGTTTTACCCTCGAGCTCGTACCCGAACGGGTCGAGGACCTCGACGCGACGCTCGAACGCCTGCGTTCCTTCGTCGACTTCGACAGCGCCGATGTCGAGCGCCTGCGGCGCGCGTGGCAGCGTGCACGGCCGTTCGAGGGCGTTCCCCTGCGTTTCCGGCTCAGTCGCGAGGAGGTCGCCCGCCTGTCCGTGAACCGCCATCGATTCCCGGGGGTGGATATCGTCGCCGGGCTCACGCGGCATTACCCCTGGGGGCGAACGGGCGTGCACGCGCTCGGCTACGTCGGGCGCCTGGACGAGGCGGATCTGCAGCGTCTTGATCCGCGTTCTTATCGGGCCACCAGCCATGTCGGCAAGAACGGCATCGAATATGCGTACGAGGAGGTCCTGCACGGCGATCCGGGGGTTCGCCGGGTGGAGGTCAACGTCGAGGGGCGGGTGCTCCGCGTGCTCGATGAACAGGCACCGGTCCCGGGCGAGGATATCCAGCTGACCCTCGATCTCGGTCTGCAGCGTTTCGCCGAGCGCCTGCTGGGGCCCGAGGATGGCGCGGTGGTCGCGCTGGATCCGCGCGACGGTGCAGTGCTCGCGCTGGCGAGCCAGCCCGGCTTCGACCCCAATCTGTTCGTCAACGGGATCGGCCGCGATACCTACGCCGCGTTGCGGGACTCCCCCAGCCGCCCGTTGTTCAACCGCGCGATCCGCGGTCAGTACCCACCCGGTTCCACCATCAAGCCGATCATCGCGCTCAACGGGCTCGAGCGGAAATCGCGGGACCGCGATGAGGAAATCCATTGCCGCGGTTATTACACGCTCGAGGGCAGGAGCCGCCGCTATCGGGATTGGAAGGCCCACGGCGAGGTCGATCTGAGCGATGCGATCAGCCAGTCCTGCGACGTCATGTTCTACGACCTCGCCATGGATCTCGGCATGACCGAAATGGCCGGGTTCCTGCGCAAATTCGGGCTCGGGCAGCCGACCGGGATCGATCTGCCCGGTGAACGCGATGGGCTCATCCCCGACCCTGAGTGGAAACGCCGCAATCGCGGTGAACCCTGGTACAGCGGCGAGACGGTGATCCACGGCATCGGTCAGGGCTACATGCAGGTCACGCCCCTGCAACTGGCCACCGCGACGGCCCAGATCGCCAATCGGGGCCGGCCGGTGCGTCCCCACCTGCTGGCCGAAGCCGGACCGGCCGAGGTGCGCACGGATACCAAAGAGGAGGCGCCGCAGAACGGCGATGCCGTGGTCGCGCGGGCGCGCGAGCCGGTCGTGGAACCTGTCGACCTCAAGGTGGAGACGGACTGGGATTTCGTGATCGACGCGATGGTCGACGTGACCGAGGGCGAACGCGGCACCGCCCGGGCCATCGGCTGGAAGAGCCCGCATACGATCGCCGGCAAGACCGGGACGGCGCAGGTTTTCTCCATCGCCCAGGGCGAGGAGTATGACGCCGAGGCGATTGCCAAGCAGCTGCGCGATCACGCCCTGTTCGTTGCGTTCGCGCCAGCGAAGGCGCCGCGCATTGCCGTTGCCGTGCTGGTCGAGAATGGCGGCAGCGGCTCCGCCACGGCGGCGCCGGTCGCCCAGCAACTGATCGACCGCTGGCTCGAAGAGCATCCGCCGCCCGCGGACGGGGAAGACGATGGTGGATAA
- the msrA gene encoding peptide-methionine (S)-S-oxide reductase MsrA: MRSLILLFFVLITGPSLAETPGEPPAGKAVATFAGGCFWCVEEAFDGVDGVESTTSGYTGGDTVDPTYQQVSSGGTGHAEAVRVVYDPDVVSYRRLLDVFWHNIDPTVEDRQFCDVGSQYRSAIFFHDDNQRRLARETRTEIEESGVLPGPVKTEIVPAQTFYIAEDYHQNYHQENPIRYKWYTSGCGRYDRLETLWGEKARTG, from the coding sequence ATGCGATCGCTGATCCTCCTCTTTTTCGTTCTGATCACTGGACCGTCTCTTGCGGAAACGCCCGGTGAACCGCCGGCCGGGAAGGCGGTTGCGACCTTCGCCGGGGGGTGTTTCTGGTGCGTGGAGGAGGCATTCGACGGCGTCGACGGTGTCGAATCCACCACATCCGGCTACACCGGTGGCGATACCGTTGATCCGACCTACCAGCAGGTGAGCTCCGGCGGTACCGGCCATGCCGAAGCTGTCCGGGTGGTTTACGATCCCGATGTGGTGTCCTATCGCAGGCTGCTGGACGTGTTCTGGCACAACATCGATCCGACGGTGGAGGACCGCCAGTTCTGCGATGTCGGGTCGCAGTACCGCAGTGCCATCTTTTTCCACGACGATAACCAGCGCCGTCTGGCGCGCGAAACGCGGACGGAGATCGAGGAGAGCGGCGTGCTGCCCGGTCCCGTCAAGACGGAGATCGTGCCTGCGCAGACGTTCTACATCGCCGAGGACTATCACCAGAACTACCACCAGGAGAATCCCATCCGCTACAAGTGGTACACGAGCGGTTGCGGGCGTTACGACCGGCTGGAGACACTCTGGGGCGAGAAGGCCCGAACGGGCTGA
- a CDS encoding YbeD family protein produces the protein MTEDTLLEFPCDFPIKAFGYDTGDFGTLVVELIQPHAPEVTHDDVQTRSSSGGRYLAVTITVRAVSREQLDRIYHTLSAHERVLVAL, from the coding sequence ATGACCGAAGACACGCTGCTGGAATTTCCCTGCGACTTCCCGATCAAGGCGTTCGGCTATGATACGGGCGATTTCGGCACGCTCGTGGTCGAGTTGATCCAGCCTCACGCCCCGGAAGTGACGCACGATGACGTGCAGACACGCAGCAGCAGCGGGGGACGCTATCTGGCGGTCACTATCACCGTGCGTGCCGTGAGCCGGGAACAGCTTGACCGCATTTACCATACGCTCAGCGCCCATGAACGGGTGCTGGTGGCGCTCTGA
- the lipB gene encoding lipoyl(octanoyl) transferase LipB: MQAFTDGREPSTPDEFWLLEHPPVFTLGRVARPEHVLDAGDIPLVQVDRGGQVTYHGPGQIVLYTLVDLRARGIGVRSLVATLEQAVIDVLGTEGVEAARRDGAPGVYVDGRKIAALGLRVRRGCSYHGLALNVDCGLEPFARIDPCGYRGLEVTSTFTEGVTADGDLLGERLITRLVSALGYRAVAEGTRVPPDMEYP; encoded by the coding sequence ATGCAGGCCTTCACGGATGGGCGCGAGCCCTCGACTCCGGACGAATTCTGGTTGCTCGAACACCCGCCGGTCTTCACGCTGGGGCGTGTAGCGCGCCCGGAACACGTCCTCGATGCCGGTGATATCCCCCTGGTCCAGGTGGACCGCGGGGGGCAGGTCACCTACCATGGCCCGGGACAGATCGTCCTCTACACGCTGGTTGATCTGCGCGCTCGCGGTATCGGGGTGCGTAGTCTGGTGGCGACCCTGGAACAGGCCGTGATCGACGTGCTGGGCACGGAAGGTGTCGAGGCGGCTCGGCGCGACGGCGCGCCCGGCGTCTACGTCGATGGCCGCAAGATCGCGGCGCTCGGGCTGCGGGTGCGACGCGGCTGCAGTTACCATGGTCTGGCGCTCAACGTCGACTGCGGTCTCGAACCGTTCGCGCGTATCGATCCATGTGGCTACCGTGGCCTCGAGGTCACGAGTACGTTCACCGAGGGTGTGACCGCTGATGGCGATCTGCTCGGCGAGCGGCTGATCACGCGGCTCGTGTCCGCTCTCGGCTACCGCGCCGTAGCCGAAGGCACGCGGGTGCCGCCCGATATGGAGTACCCATGA
- the ppa gene encoding inorganic diphosphatase: protein MDLNKIDIGKNCPDEINAVIEVPTYGAPVKYELDKDSGALMVDRFFGTAMHYPCNYGFIPHTLGEDGDPLDILVITNSPLMSGVVIPCRPVGMLHMEDESGGDAKLLAVPTNKLTPLYRNVQEYTDVARSLLDEIAHFFEQYKALEAGKWARVDHWDGAEVAREEIRASVKRYNNATT from the coding sequence ATGGATCTGAACAAAATCGATATCGGCAAGAACTGTCCCGATGAAATCAACGCGGTGATCGAGGTTCCCACCTACGGGGCCCCGGTCAAATACGAGCTCGACAAGGACAGCGGCGCCCTGATGGTCGATCGGTTCTTCGGGACCGCGATGCACTATCCGTGCAATTATGGTTTTATTCCGCACACGCTCGGCGAGGACGGCGATCCGCTCGATATCCTGGTGATCACGAACTCGCCGCTGATGTCGGGGGTCGTGATCCCGTGCCGGCCGGTGGGCATGCTGCACATGGAAGACGAGTCCGGTGGCGATGCCAAGCTGCTGGCGGTGCCGACGAACAAACTGACCCCGCTCTACCGCAACGTCCAGGAGTACACCGATGTAGCGCGTTCGCTGCTCGACGAAATCGCGCATTTCTTCGAGCAGTACAAAGCGCTCGAGGCGGGCAAATGGGCGCGTGTGGATCACTGGGACGGCGCAGAGGTAGCGCGCGAAGAGATCCGCGCCAGCGTCAAGCGGTACAACAACGCCACGACCTGA
- the mltB gene encoding lytic murein transglycosylase B, which translates to MTIRPVLAAVLWLAAVAPASGSFLERDGVRAFIDDVSSRQDFNAAELRGLFENVERQEAVLEAIAAPAEAMPWYRYRPIFITDPRIEGGIEFVRDNSDLLARAEREFGVPPEIVAAIIGVETFYGRHKGRHPVLDTLATLAFEYPPRSDFFRRELEQFLLLARDERIAPTSVKGSYAGAMGMPQFISSSYRHYAIDFDGDGRRDLWNSNADVIGSVAAYLADHGWSAGEPIVHRVRPSRDDWRELTSKSLKPRVDQSDLRAAGLGVEPPVGADERVHVFSLETEAEPEVWVGRGNFYAITRYNHSALYAMAVYQLAERIRRGVETEPAE; encoded by the coding sequence ATGACGATTCGCCCGGTCCTTGCCGCCGTCCTCTGGCTCGCGGCGGTCGCACCCGCCAGCGGTTCCTTCCTTGAGCGCGACGGTGTCCGCGCGTTCATCGACGACGTATCCAGCCGCCAGGATTTCAACGCCGCCGAGCTCCGCGGTCTGTTCGAGAATGTGGAGCGCCAGGAGGCGGTACTCGAGGCCATCGCGGCGCCGGCCGAGGCGATGCCCTGGTATCGGTATCGACCGATTTTCATTACCGATCCCCGGATCGAGGGCGGGATCGAATTCGTGCGCGACAATTCTGATCTGCTAGCGCGGGCCGAGCGCGAATTCGGGGTCCCGCCCGAGATCGTCGCCGCGATCATCGGCGTGGAAACGTTCTATGGTCGCCACAAGGGGCGTCACCCGGTACTCGATACGCTGGCCACGCTGGCGTTCGAGTATCCGCCGCGCAGTGACTTTTTCCGGCGCGAACTCGAGCAGTTCCTGCTGCTGGCGCGCGATGAGCGCATCGCGCCGACGTCGGTGAAGGGGTCGTATGCGGGTGCCATGGGGATGCCGCAATTCATATCGAGCAGCTACCGTCATTACGCCATCGATTTCGACGGCGATGGCCGGCGGGATCTGTGGAACAGCAACGCCGATGTGATCGGCAGTGTCGCCGCGTATCTGGCCGACCATGGGTGGAGCGCTGGCGAGCCGATCGTGCATCGGGTGCGGCCATCCCGCGATGACTGGCGCGAGCTGACAAGCAAGAGCCTGAAGCCGCGGGTCGACCAGAGCGACCTGCGGGCGGCGGGCCTCGGCGTCGAGCCGCCGGTGGGCGCCGACGAGCGCGTGCACGTGTTCTCGCTGGAAACGGAGGCCGAGCCCGAGGTGTGGGTTGGCCGCGGGAATTTCTACGCCATTACCCGCTATAACCACAGCGCGCTCTACGCCATGGCGGTCTACCAGCTGGCCGAGCGGATCCGCCGCGGCGTCGAGACGGAGCCCGCGGAGTGA
- the dcd gene encoding dCTP deaminase → MSIKPDHWIRRMADEHGMIEPFEPGQVRANDGGKIVSYGTSSYGYDVRCSPQFKVFTNINSAFVDPKGFDERSFVNVESDVCIIPPNSFALASTVEYLRIPRSVLTICLGKSTYARCGIIVNVTPLEPEWEGHITLEFSNTTTLPAKIYAHEGVAQLIFLESDEECETSYKDRGGKYQGQRGVTLPTT, encoded by the coding sequence GTGAGCATCAAGCCCGACCACTGGATTCGTCGGATGGCCGACGAGCACGGCATGATCGAGCCCTTCGAACCGGGTCAGGTCCGGGCGAACGACGGGGGCAAGATCGTGTCCTACGGCACGTCGAGCTACGGTTACGACGTGCGCTGCTCGCCGCAGTTCAAGGTCTTCACCAACATCAACTCGGCGTTCGTCGACCCCAAGGGTTTCGATGAGCGAAGCTTCGTCAACGTCGAGTCCGATGTCTGCATCATTCCGCCCAATTCATTCGCGCTCGCCAGCACCGTCGAGTACCTGCGCATCCCGCGCAGCGTCCTGACGATCTGTCTCGGCAAGTCGACGTACGCGCGCTGCGGCATCATCGTCAACGTGACGCCGCTCGAGCCCGAATGGGAGGGGCACATCACGCTGGAGTTCTCGAACACCACCACGCTGCCGGCGAAGATCTACGCCCATGAGGGGGTCGCGCAGCTGATCTTCCTCGAGTCCGATGAGGAATGCGAGACCTCGTACAAGGATCGTGGGGGCAAGTACCAGGGGCAGCGCGGGGTCACCCTGCCCACCACCTGA
- the lipA gene encoding lipoyl synthase, which yields MSDKSYISPSRLDPAGHRRASDKVRSIPIKVEGEAPAPQERQRKPSWIRAKAQVHPRVRQIKRILRERNLHSVCEEAACPNLGECFSKGTATFMILGDICTRRCRFCDVATGRPDRPDPNEPRQLAETVEALGLDYVVITSVDRDDLADRGAGQFVECIREIRARTPGTRVEILTPDFRNRINHALDLLDEAPPNVFNHNVETVPRLYKPVRPSADYQGSLDLLAEAGRRHPEIPTKSGLMLGLGEEIAEVEEVMRDLRAHGCSMLTIGQYLQPTPAHLPVARYVHPDEFDRLAEIGHGMGFAHVASGPMVRSSYHADEQAREVLDPAG from the coding sequence ATGAGCGATAAATCCTATATCTCGCCATCCCGGCTCGATCCAGCCGGTCATCGTCGCGCCAGCGACAAGGTGCGCAGCATCCCGATCAAGGTGGAAGGCGAGGCGCCCGCGCCGCAGGAGCGCCAGCGCAAGCCGTCCTGGATTCGCGCGAAGGCCCAGGTGCACCCGCGGGTGCGCCAGATCAAGCGGATCCTGCGCGAGCGCAACCTGCACTCGGTGTGCGAAGAGGCGGCCTGCCCGAACCTGGGGGAGTGCTTCAGCAAGGGGACCGCGACCTTCATGATCCTCGGCGACATCTGTACCCGGCGCTGCCGGTTCTGCGATGTGGCCACGGGGCGCCCCGACCGGCCGGATCCGAACGAGCCGCGGCAACTCGCCGAGACGGTCGAGGCACTCGGGCTCGATTACGTCGTGATCACCTCGGTCGACCGTGACGACCTGGCCGACCGTGGGGCGGGGCAGTTCGTCGAGTGCATCCGCGAGATCCGCGCGCGCACGCCGGGTACCCGCGTCGAGATCCTGACGCCGGATTTCCGCAACCGGATCAATCATGCGCTCGATCTGCTCGATGAGGCGCCGCCGAATGTGTTCAATCACAACGTCGAGACGGTGCCGCGCCTGTACAAGCCGGTGCGACCGTCCGCCGACTACCAGGGCTCGCTCGATCTGCTCGCGGAAGCGGGACGCCGGCATCCGGAGATCCCGACCAAATCGGGCCTGATGCTGGGTCTCGGAGAGGAGATCGCGGAAGTCGAGGAGGTTATGCGCGACTTGCGCGCGCACGGCTGCTCGATGCTCACGATCGGGCAGTATCTGCAGCCGACACCGGCGCATCTGCCGGTGGCGCGCTATGTCCACCCGGATGAGTTCGATCGGCTGGCCGAGATCGGTCACGGGATGGGCTTCGCCCACGTGGCGAGTGGCCCGATGGTGCGCTCCTCGTATCATGCCGATGAGCAGGCCCGCGAAGTACTGGATCCGGCCGGCTGA
- a CDS encoding septal ring lytic transglycosylase RlpA family protein, with amino-acid sequence MKPAIRAAAVAMLTALFAGCSTLSGEPADGPGAEIDPDSLPTVVPRDEPRSRYGNPESYVVNGQRYHVRDSARGYVAEGIASWYGSKFHGRRTSSGEPYDMYEMTAAHRSLPLPTYVRVTNLDNGRSTVVRVNDRGPFVDDRVIDLSYAAATRLGVIDSGTARVRVRALTPGDSTADSQSDTAPATGTDADGEVFLQVGAFREYANAQRMRARVRGAGIQPVNVEKAESAAGVSVYRVRIGPLDGDTDRDAMLSSLDEAGVEGARFITE; translated from the coding sequence GTGAAACCCGCGATCCGCGCCGCGGCGGTGGCCATGCTGACGGCGCTGTTCGCCGGCTGCAGTACGCTGTCGGGCGAGCCCGCCGATGGTCCTGGGGCGGAAATCGATCCGGACAGCCTGCCGACGGTCGTTCCGCGCGACGAGCCCCGCAGCCGTTACGGCAATCCGGAGTCCTATGTCGTCAACGGCCAGCGCTATCATGTGCGCGATTCGGCGCGCGGGTATGTGGCCGAAGGCATCGCCTCGTGGTACGGCAGCAAGTTCCATGGCCGGCGGACTTCGAGTGGCGAGCCCTACGACATGTACGAGATGACGGCCGCGCATCGCTCGCTGCCGTTGCCGACGTATGTGCGGGTGACGAACCTCGACAATGGGCGCAGCACGGTCGTGCGGGTCAACGACCGTGGCCCGTTCGTCGATGATCGGGTGATCGACCTGTCGTATGCCGCGGCGACCCGGCTGGGTGTGATCGATAGCGGAACGGCGCGGGTGCGCGTGCGGGCGCTGACGCCGGGTGACTCGACCGCCGACTCGCAGTCGGACACGGCCCCCGCTACCGGCACCGATGCCGACGGTGAGGTGTTCCTCCAGGTGGGTGCGTTCCGCGAGTACGCCAATGCGCAGCGCATGCGTGCCCGGGTACGCGGGGCTGGCATCCAGCCGGTCAACGTCGAAAAGGCGGAGTCCGCCGCCGGGGTGTCCGTGTACCGGGTCCGCATCGGTCCGCTGGACGGCGATACCGACCGCGACGCCATGCTGAGCAGCCTTGATGAGGCGGGCGTGGAGGGAGCGCGATTCATCACGGAGTGA
- the rodA gene encoding rod shape-determining protein RodA, with protein sequence MLGARARGAPLTRLLLALRVDPPLLLGILAIAAVGMVVLYSAGGESTDLLIQQGVRLGIGLFVMLVAAQIPPRNLRLWSPWLFAAGLGLLVWVLVAGEMGGGARRWIDLGIVTVQPSEGMKIAVPMMVAWYLGDRALPPSFGRVLVTGALIMVPVALVAWQPDLGTSLLIASAGAFGLFLAGLRWRLMLGFLLTGAALIPVGWHMMYDYQRRRVLTFLDPESDPLGAGYHIIQSKIAVGSGGLYGKGWLNGTQSRLDFLPERSTDFIFAVFGEEFGFFGGVLLLFLYLCVIGRALYISAEAQDSFGRLLAGSLALTFFVYVVVNIGMVIGLLPVVGVPLPLVSYGGTSMVTLLCAFGIIMSIRSHKRLLAP encoded by the coding sequence CTGCTGGGCGCACGGGCGCGCGGCGCACCACTGACGCGGCTGCTGCTCGCGCTGCGGGTGGACCCCCCGCTGCTGCTCGGGATCCTCGCCATCGCCGCCGTCGGCATGGTGGTGCTCTACAGCGCCGGCGGCGAGTCGACCGATCTGTTGATCCAGCAGGGCGTGCGCCTCGGTATCGGCCTGTTCGTCATGCTGGTCGCCGCCCAGATCCCGCCCCGCAACCTGCGGTTGTGGTCACCCTGGCTGTTCGCGGCGGGTCTCGGTCTGCTCGTATGGGTGCTGGTCGCCGGCGAGATGGGGGGCGGCGCGCGGCGCTGGATCGATCTCGGCATCGTGACCGTGCAGCCCTCGGAGGGCATGAAGATCGCCGTTCCGATGATGGTTGCGTGGTATCTGGGTGACCGCGCATTGCCGCCCTCGTTTGGCCGTGTGCTCGTCACCGGCGCGCTGATCATGGTCCCGGTCGCGCTGGTGGCCTGGCAGCCCGATCTGGGCACTTCGCTGCTGATCGCCAGTGCCGGCGCCTTCGGCCTGTTCCTCGCCGGGCTGCGCTGGCGCCTGATGCTGGGGTTCCTGCTGACCGGCGCCGCGCTGATCCCGGTCGGCTGGCACATGATGTACGATTACCAGCGGCGCCGTGTGCTGACCTTCCTCGACCCGGAGAGCGATCCGCTCGGGGCCGGTTACCACATCATCCAGTCGAAGATCGCCGTCGGCTCCGGTGGCCTCTACGGCAAAGGATGGCTGAACGGCACGCAGTCACGTCTCGATTTCCTGCCGGAGCGGTCGACCGATTTCATTTTCGCGGTTTTCGGTGAAGAATTCGGCTTTTTCGGTGGCGTATTGCTGCTGTTTCTGTATCTGTGCGTGATCGGGCGTGCGCTGTATATCTCCGCCGAGGCGCAGGACAGCTTCGGGCGTCTGCTCGCCGGCAGTCTGGCGCTGACCTTCTTCGTGTACGTCGTGGTCAATATCGGTATGGTGATCGGCCTGTTGCCCGTTGTCGGCGTACCGCTGCCGCTCGTGAGTTATGGCGGCACATCGATGGTCACATTGCTCTGCGCGTTCGGCATAATCATGTCCATCCGTTCCCACAAGCGGTTACTTGCCCCATGA
- a CDS encoding D-alanyl-D-alanine carboxypeptidase family protein, whose product MKYLPALCACLFLFLSLPAIAQPIPKPPSTSGESYILMEAETGKVLAAKNADKRLPPASLTKIMTGYAVYRALDDGSITLDDEVEVSEAAWRMGGSQMFLEVGDKVTVDKLLDGLVVQSGNDAALALAEYVGGSESAFVEQMNFYADELGLENTRFENPEGLNRETHYSSARDMAELSRVMIRQFPERYERYAKREFTYNDIRQYNRNDLLYATDYVDGIKTGYTSESGYCLAASGERDGTRLISVVMGEPSADARESSSRALLSWGHRFYESHRLYAAGETLKEARIWKGAADQVRLGLSEDLHVTIPKGKYDALEASMTFPGQLVAPADEGEELGQVTVKLDGEVVAEAPLVALSGVAAGSFFQRMTDAVLQWFE is encoded by the coding sequence ATGAAGTATCTGCCCGCTCTGTGTGCCTGTCTGTTCCTGTTCCTGAGCCTGCCCGCTATCGCGCAGCCGATTCCGAAGCCGCCGTCCACCTCCGGCGAGAGCTATATCCTCATGGAGGCGGAGACCGGCAAGGTGCTCGCCGCAAAGAATGCCGATAAGCGCCTGCCGCCCGCTAGCCTGACCAAGATCATGACGGGTTACGCGGTGTACCGCGCCCTCGACGACGGCAGCATCACGCTCGATGATGAGGTCGAGGTCAGCGAGGCCGCCTGGCGCATGGGTGGCTCGCAGATGTTCCTGGAGGTCGGTGACAAGGTGACGGTGGATAAGCTGCTGGATGGCCTGGTCGTGCAGTCCGGCAACGACGCCGCGCTCGCGCTGGCCGAGTATGTCGGCGGCAGCGAAAGCGCCTTCGTCGAACAGATGAATTTCTATGCGGACGAACTCGGGCTCGAGAACACCCGCTTCGAGAACCCGGAAGGGTTGAACCGGGAAACGCATTATTCGAGTGCCCGGGATATGGCGGAACTGTCGCGCGTGATGATCCGGCAGTTCCCGGAGCGCTATGAGCGCTACGCGAAGCGGGAGTTCACCTATAACGACATCCGCCAGTACAACCGTAACGATCTGCTGTACGCGACCGATTACGTCGATGGCATCAAGACCGGTTATACCTCCGAATCCGGTTACTGCCTGGCCGCGTCCGGCGAGCGCGACGGTACGCGACTGATCAGTGTCGTCATGGGCGAGCCCAGCGCGGACGCGCGCGAGTCCAGTAGCCGCGCGCTGCTGTCCTGGGGGCATCGCTTTTACGAGAGTCATCGGCTGTACGCGGCCGGCGAGACGCTCAAGGAGGCGCGGATCTGGAAAGGCGCGGCCGACCAGGTGCGTCTGGGGTTGTCGGAGGACCTCCACGTCACCATCCCCAAGGGTAAGTACGATGCGCTCGAGGCCAGCATGACCTTCCCCGGCCAGTTGGTGGCGCCCGCGGATGAAGGGGAGGAATTGGGCCAGGTGACCGTCAAGCTCGACGGCGAGGTCGTCGCCGAGGCGCCGCTCGTTGCCCTGTCGGGGGTGGCGGCCGGCAGCTTCTTCCAGCGCATGACCGATGCCGTACTGCAGTGGTTTGAATAA